A genomic segment from Pleurodeles waltl isolate 20211129_DDA chromosome 9, aPleWal1.hap1.20221129, whole genome shotgun sequence encodes:
- the LOC138259292 gene encoding sushi domain-containing protein 6-like encodes MLGDRKERNGPYLWCRPVPVALLLMTLCDCASVIPRSSVCPRPPVPKHGGFQCSYRCSPLCDGMHFLSGCEVNYYCDAGFAFSAPVISARCRQGKWSLTGDIMCHPSPGYEDSVPPGPIPGPSISLVAAVAATVAGLLLMALVCVLVKPKSHTCQCGREYNRMDEPELHSEHWCPVPLPSYEEAVYGSQGRPLSPTTLHAPLPLILAEEDLMPQDIAAAHVPDAASLHPGGRTPPPSYEEVQADVWGTSSGGETGTVLHSPLPFLLGAPAEK; translated from the exons ATGTTGGGAGACCGAAAAGAGCGCAATGGACCATACTTGTGGTGCCGCCCCGTGCCTGTAGCCCTGTTACTAATGACACTGTGTGACTGCGCCTCCGTCATCCCCAGGAGCAGTG TGTGCCCCAGGCCTCCAGTCCCTAAACATGGAGGCTTCCAGTGCTCCTACAGATGTTCACcactttgtgatggcatgcactTTCTGTCCGGCTGCGAAGTGAACTATTATTGCGATGCTGGCTTTGCCTTCAGTGCCCCAGTGATAAGTGCTCGGTGCCGGCAGGGGAAATGGAGCCTCACAGGGGATATTATGTGCCATCCATCGCCAG GATACGAAGACTCCGTTCCCCCAGGCCCAATTCCTGGGCCTTCTAtctcgcttgtggctgctgtggcggCCACAGTGGCTGGTTTGCTGCTGATGGCCTTGGTCTGTGTACTGGTGAAGCCCAAGAGTCATACTTGTCAGTGTGGCAG AGAATACAACCGCATGGATGAGCCGGAGTTACACTCTGAGCACTGGTGCCCCGTCCCTCTGCCCTCCTATGAAGAGGCGGTGTACGGGTCTCAGGGGCGCCCTTTGTCTCCAACAACCTTGCACGCACCGCTGCCCCTCATCCTGGCCGAAGAGGACCTCATGCCGCAAGACATTGCTGCAGCCCACGTGCCAGATGCAGCCAGCCTTCACCCCGGAGGCCGCACTCCACCCCCGTCTTATGAGGAGGTGCAGGCCGACGTGTGGGGAACGTCTTCAGGTGGAGAAACGGGGACTGTCCTACACTCTCCTTTGCCTTTCCTCCTTGGGGCGCCAGCAGAGAAATAG